A section of the Pleuronectes platessa chromosome 7, fPlePla1.1, whole genome shotgun sequence genome encodes:
- the LOC128444053 gene encoding microtubule-associated protein RP/EB family member 1 has translation MEEEAYCVFNCFLCTPPSGSRTYGNTMAIDSTEPAGARALSTGGHGVSRTQEAALNKQQQGDVSCCSEEEEEEEEGEEEEEEEEEEGNRGITDREQESAVHEPSRKRHEQERRSIPPPETLNMSVTCEINIIKTQHGEAEIIVQSNAEDFTASATAFC, from the exons atggaggag GAGGCGTACTGCGTCTTTAACTGTTTTCTTTGCACGCCCCCTAGTGGTTCGCGCACCTATGGCAACACGATGGCCATCGACTCCACTGAGCCGGCTGGAGCTCGCGCGCTATCGACGGGAGGGCACGGGGTCTCGCGCACGCAGGAAGCAgctctgaacaaacagcagcagggtGACGTTTCCTGttgcagcgaggaggaggaggaggaagaggaaggggaggaagaagaggaagaggaggaggaggagggtaacCGAGGTATAACCGACAGGGAACAGGAATCAGCCGTGCACGAGCCGAGCAGGAAGCGTCacgagcaggagaggaggagtatCCCTCCGCCAGAGACACTGAACATGTCTGTAACATGTGAAATAAACAT AATCAAAACTCAACATGGAGAAGCAGAGATCATCGTTCAAAGCAACGCTGAAGACTTCACTGCGTCTGCCACGGCCTTTTGTTGA